A genomic window from Sorex araneus isolate mSorAra2 chromosome 2, mSorAra2.pri, whole genome shotgun sequence includes:
- the CLIC6 gene encoding chloride intracellular channel protein 6 isoform X2: protein MILWLKGVIFNVTTVDLKRKPADLQNLAPGTNPPFMTFDGEVKTDVNKIEEFLEEKLTPPRYPKLGTQHPESNSAGNDVFAKFSAFIKNTKKDANEIYEKNLLRALKKLDNYLNSPLPDEVDAYSPEDVAVSGRKFLDGNELTLADCNLLPKLHIIKIVAKRYRDFEFPTEMTGIWRYLNNAYARDEFTNTCPADQEIEHAYSDVAKRMK, encoded by the exons ATGATCCTTTGGCTAAAAGGCGTTATATTTAACGTGACAACAGTGGATCTAAAAAG GAAGCCTGCCGACCTGCAGAACCTGGCTCCGGGAACCAACCCCCCCTTCATGACTTTCGACGGGGAAGTGAAGACAGACGTGAATAAGATCGAGGAGTTCTTAGAGGAGAAGTTGACTCCGCCGAG atatcCGAAGCTGGGCACCCAACACCCGGAATCCAACTCAGCAGGAAATGATGTGTTTGCGAAATTTTcagcatttattaaaaataccaagaAGGATGCAAATGAGA tTTATGAGAAgaacctgctgagggccctgaaGAAGCTGGATAACTACCTAAACAGCCCTCTGCCTGATGAAGTAGATGCCTACAGCCCCGAGGACGTGGCTGTCTCTGGGCGGAAGTTTCTGGATGGGAATGAGCTCACGCTGGCCGACTGTAACCTCCTCCCCAAGCTTCACATCATCAAG ATCGTGGCAAAGCGATACCGAGATTTTGAATTTCCCACGGAAATGACGGGCATCTGGAGATACTTGAACAACGCATACGCTAGGGATGAGTTCACAAATACGTGTCCAGCAGACCAGGAGATTGAACATGCATATTCAGATGTTGCAAAAAGAATGAAGTAA